The nucleotide sequence GTCGCGTTCCTGATCAAGAGCGCGAAAGCCGCTGCCGCTCAGGCCTGAGCCGCATGAGCCGGGTCCGGCTTGGCCGGGTATCCGGTGTCTACGGGATCCAGGGGTGGGTGCGGTTGGCGTCTGAGACGCGACCCATCGACAACATCCTGCGATACCGGCGCTGGTGGATCGGTGAGGACGACAATGGCTTTGAGAGCCATCTCGTTGCCAGCCGACCGCAGGGAAACGGGCTGATCGCGCAGATCACCGATCCGTCGGGTGCGCCGATCAATGACCGTGACAGTGCGCAGCGTTGGGTCGGCAAGGCGATATCGGTGGATCGTAGCGACATGCCGCGGTTGCCGGAAGGGGAGTATTACTGGGTTGACCTGATCGGTCTTGCGGTCGTCAACCTTGAAGGTGAAGCTCTCGGCGAGGTGACGGATGTCACCAGCAATGGGGCGCAGGATGTACTGATCGTGCATGAGGGCGACAGGGAACGGTTGATTCCCTTCGTCAACGGCCCGGTCATC is from Flagellatimonas centrodinii and encodes:
- the rimM gene encoding ribosome maturation factor RimM (Essential for efficient processing of 16S rRNA) encodes the protein MSRVRLGRVSGVYGIQGWVRLASETRPIDNILRYRRWWIGEDDNGFESHLVASRPQGNGLIAQITDPSGAPINDRDSAQRWVGKAISVDRSDMPRLPEGEYYWVDLIGLAVVNLEGEALGEVTDVTSNGAQDVLIVHEGDRERLIPFVNGPVIKQVEMDARRIVCDWHRDY